In Nicotiana tabacum cultivar K326 chromosome 10, ASM71507v2, whole genome shotgun sequence, the DNA window TATAGATACATAAATGTCtatgatttttttaaatttaatttcgtAACTAGCCAAGCAATATTACATAAGTTAAATACGAGTTGAGAGTTCTAACAATGAATACCCAATTCTCAGACATTAAATTCACTGGATCTGTATAAAAAAAATGACCAATCAAGTACATTATACTATTGATTATGCTTTCTTGTCAGATCCACTTTCAATGTAATCATCACAAAACATGTAACAAGTGTTACAACGTTGAGAAACAGACATATGTATGATGTGAGGGGCGGATCTATATGCTAGTTGTGGTGCAAGTGAacataaattattttctaaaatccTAAAAAATTGTAgacatattatttatttatactgTGAACCTATGTGCATGGCTAATTGAACATTGCACTGAGCTTAGGTCACTCATAAAATCACGGTTAATAATTTCTTTGTGAAAATCATCACTCATTTTTACAACGGCgacccttttttcttttgtttcttcctggAAAAACTAAATTCAATTAACACCTTCTTTAGAAAAGCTTAATTTTCATCAAAACAATATAATATGCACTTTCCTTATATGTTAACATTTTGTTTCCtaattttgctttcaattttACTTAATagattgaaaagaaagaaaaattaaacTATCTCTGGTCAATAATAAGTTGGTTTGTATATAACCAACACTTCATAACCCGAAAATCAACCAAACTAATTGTATGTACGCTCAGATTTTGTATAGCTAGTGGCACATCTAtctatatttaaaaaaagaaaaatcgtGGATCTGCCAATAAATAACCTATTGCTATAACATATGAAAATCTAAGTTTCAGTTACAAGAAGAATCTTGCATATATATAATTCATCGAGAAACAAAGTTCTACCTCTAGATTCTTGGCTTGAATTAATGCTTTGTTACCTAGAAACTACGTGAATATAGAACCTCGATTTACGGATCAAGTAAATCGATCTAGACAATATAGGTCAAGAAATTGATCTTACCTTAACGATATAACAATTTATAGCCACAACAATGTCTAACGATATATATACAAGtttaaaactctttttttttgtttaacccTTGTTTCTGGTCAAACACCTTCATATATACTACCTCTGTCCCGATAACAATTTGCTTCTCGAGAGTTAAATTATGTGAACTTTGATCATTATTTTAAAATACTCCTATATCGTTTTGTTACATTGACATGAGAAGATTGCAACTTGCAATATTTTTCGTAGAGTTTTTTAATAtcagaattttaattttaaaatattgaattgATCTAATCTAAACTAGCTTTAACATGACAATTAGCTTGGGGCGGAGGAGTATATATAGTCGAACCTCTCTATAACATCCATCTTTTATACCAATATTTTACTATAACAACCAAGTTTCTTTTTTGGAACcaatttttcatgttatcttATATTATATGTTTTCTATAATAGCATTTCGCTATAGCAGTCAAAAAATATCGAGACAAATGACGCGAGAGATTTGACTCTAGCTTAGAAGTACAACTAACTagttaaaaaccctaatttttttagGGTGCCACTGACCTTTAAATTTGTAACACTATTTGTTGCTGAAGCTTCTCCATCACTGGCTTTATACTCATTCATCTTCCATAGGGTCTTCTTCCCATTTGGAGCTCTTCCTTTATAGAAAACCATAGTTCTTTTGCCTCCAATAATTCTATTATTTGATGAATATACATAACCAGGAGTTCCAGTAGCTTTCCAATATCCTTCTGTTGTAAGCCTAGTAGGTCTCCCTCCTCTAGCTTCCCTATCTTGAATTGGAATGAAGAAAAACCATTGCTCTGagtcatctcgaattccttctccGGCCATTTCTGGTTCAAGAATCACATGGCGAAGAAGAAGggtttaaacaaaaaaaaagagtctaACTTTTATGAACTACtgacaataaaaataaattacacTATTAGCTAGGTCATCTAAGATAGCTAGAGGTAGTTGTCCAAAAGAAGTAAGATTCGCAACCTCAAAGCAGGTTAACGTGCTGGTCAAAATACACTAATAGCGTaaaaaagatattaattaaaaTTGTTGTCAAGTGCATATGTAAGGTAAATGCTACAAAAGATTAGGTTTTTCTTTCTCTACAAAGATTAGGTTTAGCAATAAAAAAACACATGACTCggaaaaatttcataaaatgaaggTTATTAACAAATTCTTAATCTTTTAGACTGCAAAAATTGATGCTTGAGATGATAATTAAACCATCGCATAATCAAAAACAAAATCAGATAACTAAAATTGAACAAAAGGTTAAACTTGAATGGTTTTGAGTATCATATATAGTATAtggtatgtgtgtgtgtgagagaagAAAGAATTATGATGATGCAATAACCTGGAAGTTGACATGGATTGTGTTGATATATATTAACAACAGGTATAACACGTTGAATGTCCAATTCTCTTTTGCCATTAAGCTTATTTCTCAAATAAAAATCCACCAACTCCTCTTCTGTAGGATAGAACCTAAATCCTGGTGGTAGTAGATTGCTATTATCATACATCTCCATTTTTGCAAACACAAATCTTCAAATATTTGTGTATTTCTCTTCTTGagtctctctttttttcttttctttttcactctcTCTCTAGTTTTTTTTTATGCCTTTACCTTGTGCATGCCATGGTCTGGTCTAGCTGAGTATTTAAAGAGTTAAAATGTGAGgaaaaaaaggttttttttttttttgggggggggggggggggggaggagaaCGAAAGAAGTAAAAAACGAGTGAAATAAATGAAAGAGGGGTTTTCAAGACTTAGAAATTTCCACCCGCGTCACGGCAAGGGAAACCCTACTACATTTTCCTTAACAATTACTGTATTAGTCAATGAATTTCTACTAAACAGTTACACATTTggtatttcattatttatttatttttggttagaGCTGTTTTAGTCATTCTTTTTctacttttaaataaaaaatctgATTCTTTATCCGAAACTTACTTAATCAAGAATGTGGAGAAAAGTAGGATTAAAATAAACAATCTAAGGTTTTGTTCCTTTCCCCTTATATAATTCCTTGAGTTAGAAATGCTCTTTTATTGTGATTATTTTTTCCCTCTTACCTTTCGCATATCCATGATAAGAAAAACCCCccaaaaagagagaaaattaaTCATGCTTACTTAAAGagttgaatttttatatttataataaaaGGTTTAAATGATATTGCGACcaaagaatttaaaataaaagaagcaTACGTAATATTATAAGTCACAAGGGATATTCTACGAAATCAAATCCAAAGGAAACCATAAATCTTAGCATTCTTACTTGAGGAGTATGAGATGCTGACAAAAATATACTactatatttctttttcttcacccTTGAAGtgtgttatttaattatttgtttctCCCCCGCAGACTTGATTCTTTTTCGTGAGACAAGTAGTGAATCTTTTTTGTTAATGCATGATAGTGAGACTCAAACCAAGAACCTTTTGTCTGCTCTAATATTATATTGAAATTGATCATCTCATTTAAAAGATTAATATGTTAGAGCATATTTTTTTTAACTAATTACGTCttcaatatataatatattttttttatttgcatattgtctaagaatttttttttcctgCGGTTTGGAGTCCTAATAAAGACACTAATGACTATTGTGCTAGATTTTAATGAAGAGGAATCAATtgaatttttttctcaaaaaattcaTTATGCAAAAGAGagtaaattaatttttgtatatataaaagTTGTTGAATCTCTTTGACATAAGAAAATTTTCTTATGTACTGACAGGTTTAACAATATTCTTGCACTTTTATTTGGCTCTGCCACTGTCTATATATGCCCAGATGTAGAGAAACTACCCTGAATAGTTTGTGTACTTAACCTAATTGGTAAATTGTGGCCCTAAGCTCTAATTGGAATGAAATTTTTTgagggaaaaaaaagagagaaaacataTCCATAGATTTATAAACAAAAGGGTTGTCTTGCATGCACAAATTAACTTGAGTTCTGACTCTCATTGTTAACATTAAAAGCGTTACTACAAACTTTCAATGTTTCACAAGTCCTTATGGTAAATTTTTTTATGGCTAACACAAATGATCAAGATCTTTGCTAAGGTCAATCTTATGTCTAAGGATCACTCTCCAATCTCCGATCGAAACTATGAACAACAACGGAACGAGATACGAGTTCGGCCGTACTCAGTAACTTTAGTCTAAATGTTATATTTATATACTtcactaaaaatatataaaataaaatacaaagtcCAATTACTGATACGTGATGTCACTATCCTAGCTCCACCTCTGACTATGAAGATGAAAACATTGTTCTACTCAATAACCTGACGATAGAGTTTAAATAGAACTCTTAGGTAGAGACAGATGCAGACCCTTAATTTAAACTTTTAACGTATTGTCTCTTTAAATTTATGGGTTCAGACCCTACCATTTGTCGTAATTTTTGTAAagttttacacataaatttattcTACGCGTCAAAAGTATTGGATTCAATGAATCTGCCTTTGCTACTCTACATTCGTCCCTGAGTAAGGAAATACATTCTTTATTCCACTAAAAGATATTGTATACGATCGAAATAGATTTCAGTCTTGGCATGTCCGATCGAGTTCGAAGGGTGatgtatcgaagtaagatcccgaaggggggacgaactaacctcgaacccggggaggccggtccgtgtcgagatcgatatcataatcaaactcgaataaaaatcgaaccatgatgcagGGTAGACCTATCGTGCTGATAATCTAaagaccaaccaacattgacctgGAATCAATTCGAGAGCTCGAaccaggatcgggctcgaaccaagatcaaaAGTTCGAACCGAAATCAAGCTCGAACCAAAATCGaggattctaagcaagatcgagctcgcagacaaaagccgttgcaatcccactagagagaatcttggcagaaattatgaaaaagttgacttatcatgggtctcccactgaatgtttattttattatgcttggagttgaatccctccactataaaagggcttggttatcatttctgtaggACAAGTTTTTTAGAgacttacattgtaataaaactactatattcttctacagtaaagaaTCGCTTTTTcagtttcttagattgattctatttatCGAATCCTAAGGTTCACTGTTCTTGATAACCTTATCTAGATTGCATTCTCTCCAATCTACATTTACATTTTATTTATTCTTGCATTCTGTATcaagttacgccacatatccttGGAATTGcttataaattcaactctatccatttttcgggtaaacagtttagcgcccatCGTGGGGCCGAGGATAACAGTGGTCATTTAATACAAATCTGAAAAAACACGCCATTGTGCTTTGCACTTATTTCCGAAAACATCTTGAATTTAGGGTCAGCTACGAATAACCACCGATCGAATGGCTTCACCGATCGAttacgaagccggccttcaagatgaaaccaacaacttggcacccgaggctcgaatcgaagtacccaAAATTTGAGCCGAAATACCATTGAatatcaattcacaaatagctttggaggcgaaccagcgttccgaaccgaaaagaagcattcagggcggtactcgatccatagcccgagacacccaaaTCCCAGGGGAAATTGGGgccagcttacgtatgatcttcgatATActgcaagcccaacaagtagcgatagctcagctacAGAGCCAAACCTGCGCATAAAGCAGGCCGGTTTCCAGTccacttcgagaagtcacccctagaacagagcctgccatagtgaaatctaacgagcaagaatcggggactactcccggaattactaaatttctcgaggaactcacaaaacgagtcgaagccaacgacaagagggtggaaacgtacaatgccagggtcgaccaaatccccggggctccaccaatgataaaggggcttgattcgaaaaaattcatacaaaagccttttccgtcgagtgcggcaccgaagccaatcccccaaaaaattccgtatgctcAAAATTCCCagatataacggtacgaccgatcctaacgaacatgtcacctcttacacatgtgccataaaaggcaacgatttagaagacgatgagatcgaatccgtgttgttgaaaaggTTCGGGGAGACCCTATCGAAAGGAGCTATGATCTGGTACCAAAATTTACCGccgaattccatcgattcttttgccatgttagcaaattcattcgtaaaggcacatgctggtgccataaaggttgcaacgaggaaatcatacctcttcaaagtaaagcaaaggcagggtgaaatgctgagggaattcgtatcccgatttcaaatggaacgcatagAATTACCCCCGGTCACAGACGACTGGGTCGTACAAGccttcacccaagggttgaacgaacTAAGTTCGACAACATCACATCgactgaaacaaaatttgatcgagtatccagcggtaacttgggcagatgtgcacaactaatatcaatcgaaaattagggtcgaggatgatcagtcgGGAGCCTCGTACGGACCCGTTCATCAGAACAGGACAATTATTAATCAACAGCAGATCGACatagaacaaaggtcgaacagagaccgatatcgaccATACATCACAGATCGGGTGAACAACGGTTCAGCATGCAACGCAGTTCGGAACAATCAAAGGAttgatcgaggacaaaattctcaAGGGCTTATGAGTAAGCGCGGCTTCGATAAATATGTTGATCCTATAGAAtcacctcgattatcagaatataactttagcgTTAATGTATCTGCTCTCATatcggccatcggacgcatcaaaaacactaaatggcctcgaccaatgtagaccgatcctgcccgaagaaatcccaatcaaacgtgcgaatatcatggtacccatgaccacagaacagaagattgcaagcaactaagagaggaaataactcgcttatttaacaaagggcaccttcgggagtttctgagtgatagggaaAAGAGCCATTTTAGAAGTAGGGATTTAAGcaaacaaaatgaacaagaagaaccgcatcacgtcatccacatgatcatcggccaCATCGATACGCCTCAGGGACcaatgcttaaacgcactaaaacatcgatggtgagggaaaagcgatctcggactcaagattacgcacccatgggGACTCTGTCCTTTGATAATGAAGATGCAGAGGGGGTCATCCAACATCACAACGACGCACTAGTAATAtacgtactcatgaataaaactaaaattaagcgtgtgttaatcgatccaggtagctcggccaacatcatccgattgaaggtagtGGAGCAGCACGGCCTAcaggatcagatcgtacccgcaaaGGTGAGATAGTCCTACCAATAAATgtggacggaaccatccgggaaataaagtttcacgtgatcgaaggtgatatgagatataacaccctttttggaaggccatggatccacaacatgagagttgtgccttcgaccctacaccaggcccTCAAATTCCCGACGTCTGGAGGTGTCAAAACTGTGTACAAAGAACAACCAGTCGCGAaagaaatgttcgccgtcgaCGAAGCTAAACCAGTGTCCTCACTTTCGCCGATAAAAGGATCGGGCCCGGAAGGAGAatgggacaccaaatagcaatcacagacatcggcttcaaCTCAGCCAGACAACCAGAAAATCAAAGAGGATGGtgatcaaagggtccctcgatctttcgtgattcccgatgactccggTGCCACTAAAATCGACGATCgaggagctagagcaagtcatattaatcgagcactggcctgagcgaaaggtatacttgggaacggggttgagccttgaactcaggaagaaactcgttcaatttcttatcgataacatcgattgttttgcctggtcccatttagatataacagggatcccgccggacataacgacgcatcagctaagtttggaccccaggttcagaccggtgaagcaaaagagaaaaccCCTGTCCGAtagaaagcacgcattcataaaggacgaggtaaccaagcttctcaaaGTAGGGTCCATTCGGAAGGTGAAATATCCcaaatggttagccaacgtagttgtagtccccaaAAAAGGgggacaaacttagaatgtgcgtggactataaggatttgaacaaagcatgccccaaagattccttttcaCTGCCCAAtattgatcgcatgatcgatgccacggccggcgacgagatcctcacttttctcgatgcctattccgggtataatcaaatccagatgaacccggaggaccaggaaaagacttcatttgtcaccaaatatggaacgtattgttataatgtgatgcccttcgggctaaaaaatgtaggggctacttaccaacacctagtaaataaaatattcgaagaacaaatagaaaaatcaatggaagtttatattgatgacatgttagttaagtccctgcgcgcagaggaccatttaactcatttgtaggaaacgttcgagattttaaggaaatacaacatgaagctcaaccccgaaaaatgtgctttcggggtcggttcgggcaagttcctcggcttcatggtgtcacatCGGGAAATAGAGAttaatcccgataaaatcaaggccatcgaagacatcgtcgTTGTGGACAGCGTGAAGGTCGTACAAAGGCTAATGGGTCGGATTGCCACCTTAAGCCGGTTCATCTCAAAATCATCTGATCGAAGtcataaatttttctctctactcaaaaagaagaacgatttttcttggaccccggagtgccaacaagcattagaagaACTAAAGAGATATCTATCAaccccaccactgcttcacagaCGACTAGGTCGTACAAGccttcacccaagggttgaacgagctaagttcgacaaCATCACATCgactgaaacaaaatttgatcgagtatccagcggtAACTTGGGCAAATGTGCACAACtgatatcaatcgaaaattaaggtcgaggatgatcagtcgGGAGCCCCGTACGGACCCGTTCATCAGAACAGGACAATTATTAATCAACAGCAGATCGACATAGAataaaggtcgaacagagaccgatatcgaccATACATCGCAGATCGGGTGAACAACGGTTTCGT includes these proteins:
- the LOC107773654 gene encoding NAC domain-containing protein 90-like — protein: MEMYDNSNLLPPGFRFYPTEEELVDFYLRNKLNGKRELDIQRVIPVVNIYQHNPCQLPEMAGEGIRDDSEQWFFFIPIQDREARGGRPTRLTTEGYWKATGTPGYVYSSNNRIIGGKRTMVFYKGRAPNGKKTLWKMNEYKASDGEASATNSVTNLKLRHEFSLCRVYKKSKCVRAFDRRPTGFGIIEGTVPPQPLNDTGDDVAATPSNQNISPSKDKNLPALNAYLMESSSSGEEHAPTSQPVETSNDLDFSDVPLWDWDCNFI